In Paenibacillus sonchi, a single genomic region encodes these proteins:
- a CDS encoding protein-glutamine gamma-glutamyltransferase: MTVPKLLRTNRRPDTYNNLSIVTRKGKWIVAYGYGSPDSGFERSMRERIIETAKAMSVGGTDFSTFKDSRCNPKYWIRTANGGFQQRSDVTPSAAINDIFVNGRLYAFECAMAMVMIFYKATIDMIGEDAFNRHFTDLFLWDWNYDSNLRMITTFDPSEMEPGDVVYFKNPDHDPDKPEWQGENAVMLGNDSYYGHGLGIKSANAMIASLNRERVPGSRTSAYLTDEALHPDFAYIQTLASRSAVPLKRNDDGRNKIFSRIGVKSYVIK, encoded by the coding sequence ATGACTGTACCCAAACTGCTGCGCACCAACCGGAGGCCCGACACGTACAATAACCTATCTATTGTGACAAGAAAGGGGAAATGGATAGTGGCCTATGGATATGGGAGTCCTGACTCGGGATTCGAACGGAGTATGAGGGAACGGATCATTGAAACAGCCAAGGCGATGAGTGTTGGGGGCACGGATTTTTCCACATTTAAAGATTCACGCTGCAACCCGAAATATTGGATTCGCACCGCGAATGGAGGGTTCCAGCAGCGGAGCGACGTCACCCCTTCGGCAGCAATTAACGATATTTTTGTAAATGGGCGGCTGTATGCTTTCGAATGTGCCATGGCGATGGTCATGATTTTCTACAAGGCAACGATTGATATGATTGGGGAGGATGCGTTTAACCGGCATTTCACCGATCTGTTCCTGTGGGACTGGAACTATGACAGCAACCTGCGGATGATCACTACGTTTGATCCCTCGGAAATGGAGCCCGGAGACGTCGTATACTTCAAAAACCCTGACCATGACCCGGATAAGCCGGAATGGCAGGGTGAAAATGCGGTAATGCTCGGCAATGACAGCTATTATGGGCACGGGCTGGGGATCAAAAGTGCAAACGCCATGATTGCATCGCTTAACCGTGAAAGAGTTCCGGGCAGCCGGACATCAGCCTATCTTACGGATGAAGCGCTGCACCCGGATTTTGCTTATATACAGACTCTGGCCAGCCGGTCTGCCGTGCCTCTGAAGAGAAACGATGATGGAAGGAATAAGATTTTCTCCAGAATCGGGGTTAAATCCTACGTCATCAAATAG